In Pseudomonas putida, a genomic segment contains:
- a CDS encoding HpcH/HpaI aldolase/citrate lyase family protein: protein MNSSIVRSALFVPATRPERIAKALASGADRVIVDLEDAVEEAAKEQARHNLRQFLGVQPDAKVLVRVNAPEHWAHHEDLALCHRHAGVIGILLPKAETAEQVARASATGRAVLPIIESARGLVALPQLASAKGVERLSFGSLDLGLDLDLRNDSEAAAQVLGHARYAVLLHSRAAALGAPLDGVYPNIQDTDGLYQHVQFARDMGFGGALCIHPSQVDVIHRAMRPSETELAWARRVLDGAASGAGVFKLDGQMVDAPVILRARALVARAENNS, encoded by the coding sequence ATGAACAGTTCGATCGTCCGCTCGGCGCTGTTCGTGCCAGCGACCCGCCCGGAGCGCATTGCCAAGGCGCTGGCCAGTGGCGCGGACCGGGTCATCGTCGATTTGGAAGACGCGGTCGAGGAAGCCGCCAAGGAACAGGCGCGGCACAACCTGCGGCAGTTCCTTGGCGTGCAGCCGGATGCCAAGGTGCTGGTCCGCGTCAATGCGCCGGAACACTGGGCACACCATGAAGACCTGGCGCTGTGTCATCGCCACGCCGGCGTCATCGGCATTCTCCTGCCCAAGGCCGAAACCGCCGAGCAGGTAGCCCGCGCCAGCGCCACAGGCCGGGCCGTGTTGCCGATCATCGAGAGCGCCAGGGGCCTGGTCGCCCTGCCCCAGCTAGCCAGTGCCAAAGGTGTGGAGCGCTTGTCTTTCGGCAGCCTGGACCTGGGCCTGGACCTTGACTTGCGCAACGACAGCGAAGCCGCTGCCCAGGTTCTGGGGCATGCTCGGTACGCCGTACTGCTGCACAGCCGTGCCGCCGCCCTAGGCGCGCCGCTCGACGGCGTGTACCCGAACATCCAGGACACCGACGGTCTGTACCAGCACGTGCAGTTTGCCCGTGACATGGGTTTTGGCGGTGCCTTGTGCATCCATCCGAGCCAGGTCGATGTCATCCACCGGGCCATGCGGCCCTCCGAGACCGAGCTTGCCTGGGCGCGCCGAGTGCTCGATGGCGCAGCCAGCGGCGCTGGCGTGTTCAAACTGGACGGGCAGATGGTCGATGCCCCGGTGATCCTGCGCGCCCGCGCACTGGTGGCACGGGCCGAAAACAACTCCTGA
- a CDS encoding TetR/AcrR family transcriptional regulator, producing the protein MPQSASSCPMFLLHAASELMAEVGYGAMSMRQLAARVGMQPGSLYHHIASKQDLLLDVLLDIYAQRVEAWRLSTYSRDLQGFLQFLLARQRTHPAEQLLLRHETRHVDAARRSWLLQARQRLYAPLCHYLGASRHGTQAAGVEDAMDLGEAILGLLDSADALRGREHPMDEAAIEAWIMRMSRRLAGGAGAPALIHR; encoded by the coding sequence ATGCCCCAAAGCGCATCTTCATGCCCGATGTTCCTGCTGCATGCAGCCAGCGAGTTGATGGCCGAAGTGGGGTATGGCGCGATGAGCATGCGCCAGTTGGCGGCGCGCGTTGGCATGCAACCCGGTAGTCTCTACCACCATATCGCCAGCAAGCAGGACCTGCTGCTGGATGTACTGTTGGATATTTATGCGCAACGCGTAGAGGCCTGGCGTTTGAGCACTTACTCCCGCGACCTGCAGGGCTTCTTGCAGTTTCTGCTAGCGCGCCAGCGCACCCACCCCGCCGAGCAGTTGCTCTTGCGCCATGAAACACGTCATGTCGATGCAGCGCGGCGCAGTTGGCTGCTGCAAGCACGGCAGCGGCTGTATGCACCTTTGTGTCATTACCTGGGTGCCAGCCGCCACGGCACCCAGGCCGCTGGCGTCGAGGATGCAATGGATCTCGGCGAAGCGATCCTCGGCCTGCTCGATTCCGCCGATGCCCTGCGCGGTCGTGAACACCCCATGGACGAAGCAGCCATCGAAGCCTGGATCATGCGCATGAGCCGCCGGCTGGCCGGTGGGGCTGGCGCGCCGGCATTAATTCATCGCTGA
- a CDS encoding nitroreductase produces MSEYTLSVLDAVHSRCSIRAFRPDPVERSVLEQILAAAAWAPSGSNIQPWKVHVLTGSSKQALTRKILATLDDAEENARHSEVHAYYPTQWKPPYIDRRRALGWGLYSLLGITRQDTAAMQAQHARNFQFFDAPVGLMFTLDSCMERGSWLDFGMFLQNVMLVAKAFGLDTCPQAAFNRYHRIVAEHLELPADELLVCGMSLGYADPDKVENGLARERAGLESFVRFHS; encoded by the coding sequence ATGTCTGAATATACGTTGTCGGTGCTGGACGCCGTACACAGCCGCTGCTCGATCAGGGCGTTCCGGCCAGACCCAGTCGAGCGTTCGGTGCTCGAACAAATCCTCGCTGCCGCGGCCTGGGCGCCTTCGGGCAGCAATATCCAGCCATGGAAGGTGCACGTGCTGACCGGCTCGAGCAAGCAGGCACTGACCCGCAAGATCCTCGCAACCCTCGATGATGCCGAGGAAAATGCTCGCCATAGCGAGGTGCACGCCTACTATCCGACGCAATGGAAACCACCCTACATCGACCGCCGACGGGCGCTGGGCTGGGGGCTGTACTCGCTGCTCGGCATCACGCGCCAGGACACGGCTGCGATGCAGGCGCAACATGCGCGCAACTTCCAGTTCTTCGACGCGCCGGTGGGGCTGATGTTCACCCTCGACAGTTGCATGGAGCGAGGCTCATGGCTCGATTTCGGGATGTTCTTGCAGAATGTGATGCTGGTGGCCAAGGCATTTGGACTCGACACCTGCCCGCAAGCGGCCTTCAATCGCTATCACCGGATCGTCGCCGAACACCTTGAGCTACCCGCCGATGAGCTATTGGTATGCGGCATGAGCCTGGGTTATGCCGACCCCGACAAAGTCGAGAATGGCTTGGCGCGCGAGCGAGCTGGCCTCGAGAGTTTCGTGCGTTTTCATTCCTGA
- a CDS encoding MFS transporter: MNAGVRLPGPVGIFWLGLLQILVWGGSFFLLAVMAAPIMRETGWDSHWVYGALSLGLMVSALLAPLSSRMIARYGGRWQLAASGAVVGVGLLVVANCHSLQVFLLAWVIIGAGMALGLYEALFATLGALYGERAGRAITGITLISGFATTITWPVVALAIEQLGWRTACTAYAALLIVVVAPLYLWVLPAGPRVAKAQRSEASDSGAVDRRLYLLLIWIFALGAIIMTAVSVQLVAVLQGLGHSLASAIGLCALLGPSQVASRVLQILAGKRHPIWTALVSTVLVAIGLTLVTAAPAATALGLLLFGCGNGLRAIVRGLLPLALMPPAQYVALMGRMSRPSLIGQALTPLVGGYLFQHFGAMGVLVTLVGLALVNVVLVVLVMRSLRGRPA, encoded by the coding sequence GTGAACGCTGGTGTACGTCTTCCTGGGCCGGTCGGTATCTTCTGGCTCGGCCTTTTGCAGATTCTGGTCTGGGGTGGTTCTTTCTTCTTGCTGGCCGTGATGGCCGCACCGATCATGCGCGAGACCGGCTGGGACAGCCACTGGGTGTACGGGGCACTGTCGCTCGGGCTCATGGTGTCGGCGCTGCTGGCACCGCTGTCGAGCCGGATGATCGCCCGCTACGGTGGGCGTTGGCAGCTCGCCGCCAGTGGTGCGGTAGTCGGCGTCGGGTTGCTGGTAGTCGCCAACTGTCACAGCCTGCAGGTGTTCCTGCTGGCATGGGTGATCATTGGCGCAGGCATGGCGCTGGGGCTCTACGAAGCACTGTTCGCCACCCTCGGGGCGTTGTATGGCGAGCGTGCGGGCCGGGCGATCACCGGTATCACGTTGATCTCCGGTTTCGCCACCACCATCACCTGGCCGGTAGTGGCCCTGGCCATCGAACAACTGGGCTGGCGCACGGCGTGCACGGCCTATGCCGCGCTGCTGATCGTAGTGGTTGCGCCGCTGTACCTGTGGGTGCTTCCGGCCGGCCCGCGAGTGGCCAAGGCGCAGCGCTCGGAGGCCAGCGATAGCGGCGCGGTGGACCGGCGACTTTACCTGTTGCTGATCTGGATCTTCGCGCTGGGCGCGATCATCATGACCGCCGTGTCGGTGCAACTGGTGGCGGTATTGCAGGGGCTGGGGCATTCCCTGGCCAGCGCCATCGGCTTGTGTGCCTTGCTCGGGCCGAGCCAGGTGGCGTCGCGGGTACTGCAGATACTGGCGGGCAAGCGCCACCCGATCTGGACCGCGTTGGTGTCGACGGTGTTGGTAGCGATAGGCCTGACGCTGGTGACCGCAGCACCGGCAGCGACGGCGCTGGGCCTGTTGCTGTTCGGCTGTGGCAATGGCCTGCGGGCGATCGTGCGCGGCCTGCTGCCCCTGGCGCTGATGCCGCCGGCACAGTACGTGGCGCTGATGGGCAGGATGTCGCGGCCTTCGTTGATTGGCCAGGCATTGACGCCGCTGGTAGGGGGCTATCTGTTCCAGCACTTCGGCGCCATGGGGGTATTGGTTACCCTGGTGGGGCTGGCGCTGGTCAATGTCGTGCTGGTAGTGCTGGTCATGCGGTCGCTGCGGGGTCGCCCGGCATGA
- the rfaD gene encoding ADP-glyceromanno-heptose 6-epimerase has product MTIIVTGAAGFIGSNLVQALNQRFETDIIAVDDLTDGDKFRNLADSEIADYLDKNDFLERFARGQFGKVRAVLHQGACSSTVEGDGRFMMDNNYRFSRDLLEAAQAQQIPMLYASSAAVYGAGEVFREQRECERPLNVYGYSKFLFDQHVRRQLPAARSQIVGLRYFNVYGPHEQHKGAMASVALHCFNQYQAHGKVSLFGQYGDYPSGGHLRDFVSVEDVVKVNLFFLDHPQLSGIFNVGSGRAQPFNDVALAVINRLREQHDQPPLTLQAALLEGILEYSEFPDHLRGKYQCYTCADLERLRAAGFKAPTLTVEQGVARYCDWLKSIQSPPPAPFKQAAAA; this is encoded by the coding sequence ATGACCATCATCGTCACGGGCGCCGCGGGGTTCATTGGTAGCAACCTTGTACAGGCGCTCAACCAACGCTTCGAAACCGACATCATCGCCGTCGACGACCTGACCGATGGTGACAAATTCCGCAACCTCGCCGACAGCGAGATCGCCGACTACCTGGACAAGAACGACTTCCTTGAACGCTTCGCCCGCGGCCAGTTTGGCAAAGTCCGGGCAGTGCTGCACCAGGGCGCCTGTTCGAGCACCGTCGAAGGCGACGGGCGCTTCATGATGGACAACAACTACCGCTTCAGCCGCGACCTGCTGGAGGCCGCCCAGGCACAGCAGATTCCCATGCTGTATGCCTCGTCGGCAGCGGTGTACGGGGCGGGAGAGGTGTTTCGCGAGCAACGTGAATGCGAGCGGCCGCTCAACGTCTACGGCTACTCCAAGTTCCTGTTCGACCAGCACGTGCGCCGCCAGTTACCGGCAGCCCGTAGCCAGATCGTCGGGCTGCGCTATTTCAATGTCTATGGCCCCCATGAGCAGCACAAGGGCGCCATGGCCTCGGTGGCCCTGCATTGCTTCAACCAGTACCAGGCCCATGGCAAGGTCAGCTTGTTCGGCCAGTACGGCGACTATCCAAGCGGTGGCCACCTGCGCGACTTCGTGTCGGTGGAAGATGTGGTCAAGGTCAACCTGTTCTTCCTCGATCACCCGCAGCTGAGCGGCATTTTCAACGTTGGCAGCGGGCGTGCCCAGCCGTTCAACGACGTGGCCCTGGCGGTCATCAACCGGCTGCGCGAGCAGCACGATCAACCCCCTTTGACGCTGCAGGCCGCGTTGCTGGAAGGCATCCTGGAATACAGCGAGTTCCCCGATCACTTGCGTGGCAAGTACCAGTGCTACACCTGTGCCGACCTGGAGCGCTTGCGCGCGGCGGGATTCAAGGCGCCAACATTGACCGTCGAGCAAGGCGTAGCCCGCTACTGTGACTGGTTGAAGAGTATCCAAAGCCCGCCGCCTGCTCCTTTCAAGCAAGCGGCGGCAGCTTGA
- a CDS encoding LysR family transcriptional regulator, giving the protein MHLKAHRYFAMVALTGSFIATARHFQVPASSVSRFIAALEQELGQQLLYRNTRGVKLTEAGERYYSQVREVIELLDAADESLLGQAEHIHGLVRINAPQALGSLQIAGLLDRLHDVYPDITVELTLTDAFIDPVQEGADITLRVGHMEDSGLIGRKVAEQRYVLAASAAYVERYGRPASPEQLTEHACLVYKGRAGAQRWHFSQPGEARPQVVEVKGPLRSNNAQVLAAAARSGRGIVLFPTWLYAKDDFTSGAMIDLLPDWQGAVDADPSPIHLLSPENRLRSRKVQAVSAFLLEAIGTPPYWDDLGIELPVALR; this is encoded by the coding sequence ATGCATCTGAAAGCCCATCGCTATTTCGCCATGGTGGCGCTCACGGGCAGCTTCATTGCCACTGCCCGACATTTCCAGGTCCCTGCGTCTTCGGTGTCGCGCTTCATCGCGGCGCTGGAGCAGGAGCTTGGCCAGCAGCTGCTTTACCGCAACACGCGGGGTGTAAAGCTGACCGAGGCAGGCGAGCGCTATTACAGTCAGGTGCGTGAAGTGATCGAGTTGCTCGATGCGGCAGATGAATCGTTGCTGGGGCAGGCGGAGCATATCCATGGGCTGGTGCGGATCAACGCACCCCAGGCCCTGGGTAGCCTGCAGATCGCCGGATTGCTCGACCGCCTGCATGACGTCTACCCGGACATCACTGTCGAACTCACTCTCACCGATGCGTTCATCGACCCCGTCCAGGAGGGTGCGGACATCACCCTGCGTGTCGGGCATATGGAGGACTCTGGCCTGATCGGGCGCAAGGTCGCAGAGCAGCGCTATGTGCTGGCGGCCAGTGCGGCCTATGTGGAGCGCTATGGCAGGCCTGCGTCGCCGGAGCAACTGACCGAGCATGCATGCCTGGTGTACAAGGGCCGTGCAGGCGCACAGCGTTGGCATTTTAGCCAACCAGGCGAGGCCAGGCCGCAGGTGGTAGAGGTCAAGGGGCCATTGCGCAGCAATAACGCGCAAGTACTGGCGGCGGCGGCGCGTTCGGGGCGGGGGATCGTGTTGTTTCCGACATGGCTGTATGCCAAGGATGACTTCACCAGTGGCGCGATGATCGATCTGCTGCCGGACTGGCAGGGCGCAGTGGACGCCGATCCCAGCCCCATTCATCTGCTTTCTCCGGAGAATCGGCTGCGCTCGCGCAAGGTGCAGGCGGTGAGCGCGTTCTTGCTCGAGGCGATCGGAACGCCGCCTTATTGGGATGATCTGGGGATTGAATTGCCAGTCGCGCTGCGGTGA
- a CDS encoding DMT family transporter — protein sequence MQQLWILPLVVLAGMGLSVEAGLLGPLGEQIGHGWATLGIFGLGTLLLTFGLVFARPKLGQLFGKPRWMLAGGVLGPIYVGALTLATPHIGVGLTMVGILFGQVAASLVIDHFGWLGAGKRQVDHYRVGALLAILGALWFINV from the coding sequence ATGCAACAGTTATGGATTCTCCCCCTGGTCGTACTGGCCGGCATGGGCCTATCGGTCGAAGCGGGTCTACTCGGGCCATTGGGCGAGCAGATCGGCCACGGCTGGGCCACGCTCGGCATCTTCGGCCTGGGCACGCTCCTGCTCACCTTCGGCCTGGTGTTCGCTCGCCCCAAGCTCGGCCAATTGTTCGGCAAGCCGCGCTGGATGCTCGCCGGCGGCGTGCTCGGCCCGATCTACGTAGGCGCGCTCACCCTGGCCACGCCGCACATCGGCGTCGGCCTGACCATGGTCGGGATTCTCTTTGGCCAGGTCGCGGCCAGCCTGGTCATCGATCATTTCGGTTGGTTGGGTGCCGGAAAGCGCCAGGTCGACCACTACCGCGTTGGCGCCCTGCTGGCGATTCTCGGCGCCCTCTGGTTCATCAACGTCTGA
- a CDS encoding DMT family transporter, whose amino-acid sequence MLVTMLLLVVFSGAVLCAQSAINGRLGAEVGVLESAWLTFALGTLVSFLYAFLFEPQHAMNLFNVPRWQVSGAFFGVVYMLVIVFAMPRVGTAAATVAVISGQLLMSLLVDHFGWFGNNVIHLGGSRMIAVGLLAVALVLIYKSNTVQAEAGRAPATVQ is encoded by the coding sequence ATGCTCGTCACCATGCTTCTGCTCGTCGTCTTCAGCGGCGCCGTGCTCTGCGCACAATCTGCAATCAATGGCCGCCTCGGCGCCGAGGTGGGCGTGCTGGAAAGCGCCTGGCTCACCTTTGCCCTCGGTACCTTGGTCAGCTTCCTGTATGCCTTCCTGTTCGAACCCCAGCACGCCATGAACCTGTTCAACGTGCCCCGCTGGCAGGTCAGCGGAGCCTTCTTCGGGGTGGTGTACATGCTGGTGATCGTCTTCGCCATGCCCCGGGTAGGCACGGCCGCAGCCACTGTGGCGGTGATCAGCGGACAGTTGCTGATGAGTCTGCTGGTCGATCACTTCGGGTGGTTCGGCAATAACGTGATTCACCTTGGCGGCTCACGGATGATCGCCGTTGGCTTGCTGGCGGTCGCCTTGGTGCTGATCTACAAGAGCAATACCGTACAAGCCGAAGCCGGTCGTGCACCGGCAACTGTCCAGTGA